One Sphaerisporangium krabiense DNA segment encodes these proteins:
- a CDS encoding M36 family metallopeptidase, whose protein sequence is MSTRPWLRAAVAVIGVATVALPLATTTGITRPAEAAKRASSAETIQDARAAGHGKPDLDNRRGSVPPPSTGLAARGAGTGTQVRWNALGTPAVITGSTPLAEHLGADPVQAARAYLKSHEDLFGLSAAEVDALERVGVNPIGPGHAVLLRQRFGGLPAGVDGMVIVGVVGGKVEYVTSSLSRDTASPPAAAIAEKQAVDIAAKDGGIDLAALTAKRVTPVAVPAPDGVHRAYQVVLIAAGQDGAIAGYTTHVDAASGAILVRDNLVDGFAHADPGNPSWTVFPANPPSDYSSADTRRRLCHAPGPRCDLVTGGDPGSGRAWDVDPVTNTPTFTSMGNAVRTFDAQAYEDQHGGGTRGNAPSPSRDYTYPWTNAWYESRCDPATITRPDKGGLEAAVANLHAAVNRLHDWSYRLGFTETAWNMQADNGDRGGRGGDPELANAQSGAAVGSRGTAAQINTPDGISPVISMGLWGPFGAGFYTPCVDSDYDMTVIGHEYTHAISSRMVGGPDAGWASWQGGGLAESTGDLFAIEFLSEYGFLPSGDTPYVIGGYGTGDTGHGIRNYDMSKSPLNFSDIGYDLWGLQTHSEGEIWSATQFELHTAFLKRYGKGTLAQQRACADGLRPIDRCPGNRRWVQLLFDALLLTDSSADGFVDERDALLAADRIRFGGANQDIIWRVFAGRGMGEGADGTDPNDQDPAPSFVNPKGENGSLRLTSDDAGAVLRLYVGDYEARALPVADTDPATPLGDTVEMTPGTYRLLVVGAGYGHTRLTTAVKPGRTQRLRAPLSRNLASAAGGATVSGDGENQDKLIDDTEASNWVSRSGPVAGKSVVVDLAGDRPVTVRRVQVSAMLRLDWADPVDPGSQDRFTALRSFEVLACRAGCADTANFHSIHTSRPDAFPAVRPRPMSTELIIRSFRVPATDATHLMLRALTSQCTGNPLYAGQQLSDPSEPTDCTTASPRRDEVRAAEFQAFSH, encoded by the coding sequence GTGTCGACCAGACCTTGGTTACGCGCCGCCGTCGCCGTAATAGGCGTCGCGACGGTGGCTCTCCCCCTCGCGACGACCACCGGCATCACCCGGCCCGCCGAGGCCGCGAAGCGCGCGTCCAGCGCCGAGACGATCCAGGACGCCCGGGCCGCGGGGCACGGCAAGCCCGACCTCGACAATCGGCGGGGCAGCGTCCCGCCCCCGTCGACCGGCCTGGCCGCGCGCGGCGCCGGGACGGGCACCCAGGTGCGCTGGAACGCGCTCGGCACCCCGGCCGTCATCACCGGGTCCACACCGCTGGCCGAACACCTGGGCGCCGACCCGGTCCAGGCCGCCCGCGCGTACCTCAAGAGCCATGAGGACCTCTTCGGCCTGTCCGCCGCGGAGGTGGACGCGCTGGAGCGGGTCGGGGTCAACCCGATCGGCCCCGGCCACGCCGTCCTGCTGCGGCAGCGCTTCGGCGGTCTGCCCGCGGGAGTGGACGGCATGGTCATCGTGGGGGTCGTGGGCGGGAAGGTGGAGTACGTGACCTCCTCGCTCTCGCGGGACACGGCGTCGCCGCCGGCCGCCGCGATCGCCGAGAAGCAGGCCGTGGACATCGCCGCGAAGGACGGCGGCATCGACCTCGCGGCGCTCACGGCCAAGCGCGTCACGCCCGTGGCCGTCCCGGCGCCCGACGGGGTGCACCGCGCGTACCAGGTCGTGCTGATCGCGGCGGGTCAGGACGGCGCCATCGCCGGATACACCACGCACGTGGACGCGGCCAGCGGCGCGATCCTGGTCCGCGACAACCTCGTGGACGGCTTCGCGCACGCCGACCCCGGTAACCCGTCCTGGACGGTCTTCCCCGCGAACCCGCCGAGCGACTACTCCTCGGCCGACACCCGGCGGCGCCTGTGCCACGCGCCCGGCCCCCGCTGTGACCTCGTGACCGGTGGTGACCCGGGGAGCGGACGGGCCTGGGACGTGGACCCCGTCACGAACACCCCGACCTTCACCAGCATGGGGAACGCCGTGCGGACCTTCGACGCCCAGGCGTACGAGGATCAGCATGGCGGCGGCACCCGCGGCAACGCGCCGTCGCCCAGCCGCGACTACACCTACCCCTGGACGAACGCCTGGTACGAGTCCAGGTGCGACCCGGCGACCATCACCCGGCCGGACAAGGGCGGCCTGGAGGCGGCGGTCGCCAACCTGCACGCGGCGGTCAACCGCCTGCACGACTGGTCCTACCGGCTCGGCTTCACCGAGACCGCATGGAACATGCAAGCCGACAACGGCGACCGCGGCGGGCGGGGCGGGGATCCCGAGCTGGCGAACGCCCAGTCGGGCGCCGCGGTGGGCAGCCGGGGTACGGCCGCTCAGATCAACACCCCTGACGGCATCTCGCCGGTCATCAGCATGGGGCTGTGGGGGCCGTTCGGCGCCGGCTTTTACACCCCCTGCGTGGACAGCGACTACGACATGACGGTCATCGGCCACGAATACACCCACGCGATATCGAGCCGCATGGTTGGCGGACCGGACGCCGGATGGGCCAGTTGGCAGGGCGGAGGGCTGGCGGAGTCCACCGGCGACCTGTTCGCCATAGAGTTCCTCAGCGAGTACGGCTTCCTCCCGTCCGGTGACACGCCGTACGTCATCGGCGGCTATGGCACCGGCGACACCGGGCACGGCATCAGGAACTACGACATGTCGAAGTCGCCGCTCAACTTCAGCGACATCGGATACGACCTGTGGGGTCTGCAGACCCATTCGGAGGGTGAGATCTGGTCGGCGACCCAGTTCGAGCTGCACACGGCCTTCCTCAAGCGGTACGGCAAGGGCACCCTCGCCCAGCAGCGGGCCTGCGCCGACGGCCTGCGGCCCATCGATCGGTGCCCGGGGAACCGGCGGTGGGTCCAGCTTCTCTTCGACGCGCTGCTGCTGACGGACTCGAGCGCGGACGGCTTCGTCGACGAGCGCGACGCCCTGCTCGCCGCCGACCGCATCCGGTTCGGCGGCGCGAACCAGGACATCATCTGGCGGGTGTTCGCGGGGCGCGGCATGGGTGAAGGCGCGGACGGCACCGATCCGAACGACCAGGATCCGGCGCCGAGTTTCGTGAACCCCAAGGGCGAGAACGGCTCCCTCCGTCTGACCTCCGACGACGCCGGGGCGGTGCTGCGGCTCTACGTCGGCGACTACGAGGCCCGCGCGCTCCCCGTCGCCGACACCGATCCGGCGACCCCGCTCGGCGACACCGTCGAGATGACGCCCGGCACCTACCGCCTCCTGGTCGTCGGCGCCGGCTACGGCCACACCCGGCTCACCACCGCCGTCAAGCCCGGCCGGACACAACGGCTCCGGGCACCCCTGTCGCGCAACCTCGCCTCGGCCGCCGGCGGGGCGACGGTCTCCGGTGACGGCGAGAACCAGGACAAGCTGATCGACGACACCGAGGCGTCCAACTGGGTCTCCAGAAGCGGCCCGGTCGCCGGCAAGTCGGTCGTCGTGGACCTGGCGGGCGACCGTCCGGTCACCGTCCGCCGGGTCCAGGTCAGCGCCATGCTCAGGCTCGACTGGGCGGACCCGGTCGACCCCGGCTCCCAGGACCGCTTCACGGCCCTGCGCTCCTTCGAGGTGCTCGCGTGCCGCGCCGGCTGCGCCGACACGGCCAACTTCCACTCCATCCACACCAGCCGGCCGGACGCGTTCCCCGCGGTCCGTCCCCGGCCGATGAGCACCGAGCTGATCATCAGGTCGTTCCGCGTGCCGGCGACCGACGCCACGCACCTGATGCTGCGCGCGCTCACCTCGCAGTGCACCGGCAACCCGCTGTACGCGGGCCAGCAACTCAGCGACCCGAGCGAGCCGACCGACTGCACGACGGCCAGCCCCAGGCGCGACGAGGTGCGGGCGGCCGAGTTCCAGGCGTTCTCCCACTGA
- a CDS encoding class I SAM-dependent methyltransferase has translation MAAREELTPKALDRIPGWFWGTDQRLFTWLLSEKAADEPPGDLLELGAYMGKSAILIGAHLREGETFTVCDLFESDAPEETNNTETSRSYSTLTRDRFEENYLAFHDALPRIVHGPTSVILDHVAPGSCRFVHVDASHLYTHVRGDVLAARQVLRPDGVVVFDDYRSVHTPGVAFAVWEAVANLGLEPVAISTQKLYGTWGDPEPLRARLRTWLEKSSDLWFTVDPLGDRDLLRVNEKKKPAEPPVDAASLRRLSSELKRTSEDLKRSLAESRATTTALRKATSEISLAGPVAQRAVRWTRRRLGRRSTKES, from the coding sequence ATGGCGGCTAGGGAAGAACTCACCCCCAAGGCTCTCGACCGGATCCCTGGCTGGTTCTGGGGTACGGACCAGCGTCTTTTCACCTGGCTCCTTTCGGAGAAGGCCGCCGACGAGCCTCCGGGCGACCTGCTCGAACTCGGCGCCTATATGGGCAAGAGCGCGATCCTGATCGGCGCCCACCTGCGCGAGGGCGAGACCTTCACCGTGTGCGACCTCTTCGAGTCCGACGCGCCCGAGGAGACCAACAACACCGAGACCAGCCGCTCCTACAGCACGCTCACCCGGGACAGGTTCGAGGAGAACTACCTCGCCTTCCACGACGCGCTGCCGAGGATCGTGCACGGTCCGACGTCGGTGATCCTCGACCACGTCGCGCCGGGCTCGTGCAGGTTCGTCCACGTCGACGCGTCCCACCTCTACACGCACGTCCGGGGCGACGTGCTGGCGGCGCGGCAGGTGCTGAGGCCGGACGGCGTCGTGGTGTTCGACGACTACCGCAGCGTCCACACGCCGGGCGTCGCGTTCGCGGTGTGGGAGGCGGTGGCCAACCTCGGCCTGGAGCCCGTCGCGATCAGCACGCAGAAGCTGTACGGCACGTGGGGCGACCCCGAGCCGCTGCGGGCGCGCCTGCGGACGTGGCTGGAGAAGAGCTCCGACCTGTGGTTCACCGTCGACCCGCTCGGGGACCGGGATCTGCTGCGCGTCAACGAGAAGAAGAAGCCCGCGGAGCCTCCGGTGGACGCGGCGAGCCTGCGCCGCCTCAGTTCCGAGCTGAAGCGCACGTCCGAGGACCTGAAGCGGTCGCTCGCCGAGTCCCGCGCCACCACCACGGCGCTGCGCAAGGCGACCTCGGAGATCAGCCTGGCCGGCCCGGTCGCCCAGCGCGCCGTCCGCTGGACCCGCAGGCGCCTCGGCAGGAGGAGCACGAAGGAGTCCTGA
- a CDS encoding S1 RNA-binding domain-containing protein, whose product MSWQDFLVRHKIGDVIEGVVTQQVPFGSFVESDGFTGLAYQQTWPVGTRVSVRILAIDAEKQRFSLASA is encoded by the coding sequence ATGAGCTGGCAGGATTTTCTCGTTCGTCACAAGATCGGTGACGTCATCGAGGGCGTGGTGACCCAGCAGGTGCCGTTCGGGTCGTTCGTCGAATCCGACGGGTTCACCGGTCTCGCGTACCAGCAGACCTGGCCGGTCGGTACCCGCGTCTCGGTCCGGATTCTCGCGATCGACGCGGAGAAGCAACGGTTCAGCCTGGCCTCGGCCTGA
- a CDS encoding signal peptidase I, with the protein MTENVYVGNANLDSVTDRGWLLGHFKPVDDVRHSDDVEIKWYAHPAGDRRAQWVTEEKRTALLILISGRFRVDLPGRSVLLTEQGDYVVWGHGVDHSWHAEEESVVLTVRWPSIPGYALPAPGVTCEEDDDHSFRSIHE; encoded by the coding sequence GTGACAGAGAACGTCTACGTGGGGAACGCCAACCTCGATTCGGTCACCGACCGTGGCTGGCTGCTCGGTCATTTCAAGCCCGTCGATGACGTACGGCACAGCGACGACGTCGAGATCAAGTGGTACGCGCATCCCGCCGGGGACCGGCGTGCCCAATGGGTCACCGAGGAGAAGCGCACCGCGCTCCTCATCCTGATCAGCGGCCGTTTCCGCGTCGACCTCCCTGGCCGTAGCGTGCTCCTGACCGAGCAGGGCGACTACGTGGTCTGGGGCCACGGCGTCGACCACTCCTGGCACGCCGAGGAGGAGTCGGTCGTCCTGACCGTCCGATGGCCGTCCATCCCCGGCTACGCGCTCCCCGCCCCGGGCGTCACCTGCGAGGAGGACGACGACCACTCTTTCCGGTCGATTCACGAGTGA
- a CDS encoding superoxide dismutase, with protein MKVAAFVTGFLALLVSTPAVATAEAATGAASPASASASKPAYPPEFSLPNGFQPEGIAIGPGPAAYFGSRANGAIYRADLRTGEGKIINPGPGTPSLGLKVDPRGRLFVAGGNGGNARVIDARSGEVIKSYQLAGGAAFVNDVIVTPDAAYFTDSINPVLYKLPFGHRGALPDEAVKVPLSGDIVYTNGFNANGITPTPDHKALVIVQSSTGKLFRVDPSTGVATLVDIGAETLVNGDGLLLQGRTLRVVQNSLNTVTSVELDRHATTGKVVGKLTDPRFDVPTTIAAFRDRLYLPNARFSTPPTPTTPYNAVSVKRP; from the coding sequence ATGAAGGTGGCAGCTTTCGTAACGGGGTTCCTCGCCCTCCTCGTGTCGACCCCGGCCGTCGCGACGGCCGAGGCCGCGACCGGAGCCGCGAGCCCCGCGTCCGCCTCCGCGAGCAAGCCCGCCTACCCGCCGGAGTTCTCCCTGCCGAACGGTTTCCAGCCGGAAGGGATCGCCATCGGCCCGGGACCGGCCGCGTACTTCGGCTCACGTGCGAACGGCGCGATCTACCGCGCCGACCTGCGCACCGGAGAAGGAAAGATCATCAACCCCGGGCCGGGCACCCCGTCCCTCGGCCTCAAGGTCGACCCGCGCGGCCGGCTCTTCGTGGCCGGAGGCAACGGCGGCAACGCCCGCGTGATCGACGCCCGCAGCGGCGAGGTCATCAAGAGCTACCAGCTCGCCGGCGGCGCCGCGTTCGTCAACGACGTCATCGTCACCCCCGACGCCGCGTACTTCACCGACTCCATCAACCCCGTCCTGTACAAGCTGCCGTTCGGGCACAGGGGAGCCCTGCCGGACGAGGCGGTGAAGGTGCCGCTGAGCGGCGACATCGTCTACACGAACGGCTTCAACGCCAACGGCATCACGCCGACCCCGGACCACAAGGCCCTGGTGATCGTCCAGTCCAGCACCGGCAAGCTGTTCCGCGTCGATCCCTCGACCGGTGTGGCGACCCTGGTGGACATCGGCGCCGAGACCCTGGTCAACGGGGACGGCCTGCTCCTCCAGGGCCGCACGCTCCGCGTCGTCCAGAACAGCCTCAACACGGTGACCTCCGTCGAACTGGACCGCCACGCCACCACCGGCAAGGTCGTCGGCAAGCTCACGGACCCGCGCTTCGACGTCCCCACGACGATCGCCGCCTTCCGTGACCGCCTTTACCTCCCCAACGCCCGCTTCTCCACGCCGCCCACTCCCACGACTCCCTATAACGCGGTCTCGGTGAAACGCCCCTGA
- a CDS encoding ATP-binding protein produces MAAAPRQRTPGRSQTASPILIGRRSELEELTAALVSPPAVAMIEGEAGVGKSRLVRELIAQPALRRLRILPGYCQPLREPFRYGPILEALGTLRGHPPPFDRDRLSPVTGMLHALLPELSEFLPDPPEPTGDPRSERHRVYRAVRELLSAVGPAMLLVEDLHWTDDGSRSLLSFLMADLPQNLAIVVTYRREEAPGGVPLGSAYRPPPGATSVLVSLKPLDLAEVRALASSMHGGRSITLDFATKLYERTAGLPFVVEETMRALGDPAGTSRLEGPAARQLLENVEVPVLLREAMAERLAGLPIAAVRLAEAAAVLGVPATVELLQEVAGLTGQRSRAALAAALSSGVLHEADDCLYGYRHTLAQQAVYDTMAGFERRRLHARAIEALRRREPRPLVRLADHSHRAGRAGDALRYGEEAADRAIREGDASTATQQLQRLLLMPELTAADVDRLAVKLGEIAHTGLDQHDPAATLERVLGDPRLSTAARGEVRLFLGLLLIRQAGGLQAGLDAIETAIGELDERPDLLGRGVAVLALPYFGTTPLPRIRPWTERLGAMIDEATGEELRLTMLANYAPALVQVGEPGALRAFAPPARDAAMTPAEQRNLSRLHCNLADACACTGHHREAGPLLREGLRMAVEVGAPFVVSTGRATTARLDWLLGEWDGLEERALGMLDEYHDLLPNASELSLVLGWLAGARGDWDEAEGWLNATGVAAPHDSITPVVVSGFAALAKVRLARGETDAALADARRGLEIVRRKEVWAWAGELVPVAVSVLLECGRFGEAQTLAGDLARGVADRDAPMAKAALEMASALLAEAKGEVGLALRHYERARRAYGELPAPYYAALAAERLWVCRLENGSPGAAEELAALADAFAAMGATWDADRCGHHLRVHGVTRSSRRGRRGYGDTLSPREQDVARLLARGRTNREIAEVLFLSPRTVEQHVARTLRKLGKRSRNDLLDG; encoded by the coding sequence ATGGCCGCAGCTCCGAGGCAGCGAACACCTGGACGGTCACAGACGGCGTCGCCGATCCTGATCGGACGCCGGAGCGAGCTGGAGGAGCTGACCGCCGCGCTCGTCTCGCCCCCGGCCGTCGCGATGATCGAGGGCGAGGCCGGCGTCGGCAAGAGCCGCCTGGTCCGCGAGCTGATCGCCCAACCGGCACTGAGGCGTCTGCGGATCCTCCCGGGGTACTGCCAGCCGCTGCGCGAGCCGTTCCGCTACGGCCCGATCCTGGAGGCGCTCGGCACCCTGCGCGGCCATCCGCCGCCCTTCGACCGCGACCGGCTGAGCCCGGTCACCGGTATGCTGCACGCCCTGCTGCCCGAGCTGTCCGAATTCCTGCCCGACCCGCCCGAGCCCACCGGCGACCCGCGCTCGGAACGCCACCGGGTGTACCGCGCGGTGCGCGAGCTGCTGTCCGCCGTCGGCCCCGCGATGCTGCTCGTCGAGGACCTGCACTGGACCGACGACGGCTCGCGCAGCCTGCTGAGCTTCCTGATGGCCGACCTGCCGCAGAACCTCGCGATCGTCGTGACCTACCGCCGTGAGGAGGCGCCCGGCGGGGTGCCGCTCGGCAGCGCCTACCGTCCCCCGCCCGGCGCGACCAGCGTCCTGGTGAGCCTGAAGCCCCTCGACCTGGCCGAGGTGCGCGCGCTGGCGTCCTCCATGCACGGCGGGCGCTCCATCACCCTGGACTTCGCGACCAAGCTGTACGAGCGCACCGCCGGCCTGCCGTTCGTCGTCGAGGAGACCATGCGGGCGCTCGGCGACCCGGCGGGCACGTCGCGCCTGGAGGGCCCGGCCGCGCGGCAGCTCTTGGAGAACGTCGAGGTGCCGGTCCTGCTGCGCGAGGCCATGGCGGAACGGCTCGCGGGGCTGCCCATCGCGGCGGTGCGGCTCGCCGAGGCCGCGGCCGTGCTCGGCGTGCCCGCGACCGTCGAGCTGTTGCAGGAGGTGGCCGGGCTGACCGGGCAGCGCTCCCGGGCCGCGCTGGCCGCCGCGCTGAGCAGCGGCGTGCTGCACGAGGCCGACGACTGCCTGTACGGGTACCGGCACACCCTCGCCCAGCAGGCCGTGTACGACACCATGGCCGGGTTCGAGCGCAGGCGGCTGCACGCCCGTGCCATCGAGGCGCTGCGGCGCCGCGAGCCGAGGCCGCTCGTCCGGCTCGCCGACCACAGCCACCGGGCCGGCCGCGCCGGGGACGCGCTGCGGTACGGCGAGGAGGCCGCCGACCGGGCCATCCGCGAGGGCGACGCCTCCACCGCCACCCAGCAGTTGCAGCGCCTGCTGCTGATGCCCGAACTGACCGCGGCCGACGTCGACCGCCTGGCGGTCAAGCTCGGCGAGATCGCGCACACCGGGCTCGACCAGCACGACCCCGCCGCCACGCTGGAGAGGGTCCTCGGCGACCCCCGGCTGTCCACCGCGGCGCGCGGCGAGGTGCGGCTGTTCCTCGGGCTGCTGCTGATCCGCCAGGCCGGCGGGCTGCAGGCGGGCCTCGACGCCATCGAGACCGCGATCGGCGAGCTGGACGAGCGCCCCGACCTGCTGGGCCGCGGCGTCGCCGTGCTCGCCCTGCCGTACTTCGGCACGACCCCGCTGCCTCGGATCAGGCCGTGGACCGAGCGCCTCGGCGCGATGATCGACGAGGCGACCGGCGAGGAGCTACGGCTCACGATGCTGGCCAACTACGCGCCGGCGCTGGTGCAGGTGGGGGAGCCGGGCGCGCTGCGCGCGTTCGCGCCGCCGGCGCGGGACGCGGCCATGACCCCCGCCGAGCAGCGCAACCTGTCGCGCCTGCACTGCAACCTCGCCGACGCCTGCGCCTGCACCGGCCACCACCGGGAGGCCGGGCCGCTGCTGCGGGAGGGGCTCCGGATGGCCGTCGAGGTCGGCGCGCCGTTCGTCGTCAGCACCGGACGTGCCACGACCGCGCGGCTGGACTGGCTGCTCGGCGAGTGGGACGGCCTGGAGGAGCGCGCCCTCGGCATGCTGGACGAGTACCACGACCTGCTGCCCAACGCCAGCGAGCTGTCCCTGGTGCTCGGCTGGCTGGCCGGCGCGCGCGGCGACTGGGACGAGGCCGAGGGGTGGCTGAACGCCACCGGCGTGGCCGCGCCGCACGACTCCATCACCCCGGTCGTGGTGAGCGGTTTCGCCGCCCTCGCCAAGGTGCGGCTCGCCCGGGGAGAGACCGATGCCGCGCTCGCCGACGCGCGGCGCGGCCTGGAGATCGTGCGGCGCAAAGAGGTGTGGGCCTGGGCGGGGGAGCTGGTCCCGGTGGCGGTGTCCGTCCTGCTCGAATGCGGCAGGTTCGGCGAGGCGCAGACCCTGGCGGGCGACCTCGCCCGCGGCGTGGCGGACAGGGACGCGCCCATGGCCAAGGCGGCGCTGGAGATGGCGAGCGCGCTGCTCGCCGAGGCCAAGGGCGAGGTGGGGCTCGCGCTGCGGCACTACGAGCGGGCCCGGCGGGCCTACGGGGAGCTGCCCGCGCCGTACTACGCGGCCCTGGCGGCCGAGCGCCTGTGGGTGTGCCGCTTGGAGAACGGGTCCCCCGGCGCCGCCGAGGAGCTGGCCGCGCTGGCCGACGCGTTCGCCGCGATGGGCGCCACCTGGGACGCCGACCGGTGCGGGCACCACCTGCGCGTCCACGGCGTCACGCGCTCGTCGCGGCGGGGGAGGCGCGGATACGGGGACACCTTGTCGCCCAGGGAGCAGGACGTGGCCCGGCTGCTCGCCCGGGGGCGGACGAACCGGGAGATCGCGGAGGTGCTGTTCCTGTCCCCGCGCACGGTCGAGCAGCACGTGGCCCGTACTCTGCGCAAGCTGGGCAAGCGCTCCAGGAACGACCTTCTCGACGGGTGA
- a CDS encoding RNA polymerase sigma factor gives MSIHDTGPPERERRFADLFTATYPAVLRFAERRVHPSHAEDVAAEVFVVAWRRLDDVPAHVDDARAWLFGIARLTLMASIRGERRRQALAVRVSEDPTAHGHVADLDPDLVARRVDLARAWSRLSAAHQEALALTVWDGLDAPRAAQVLGISPVAYRLRLSRARKALRAHAKALPQTPASRAVPATPRGSST, from the coding sequence ATGAGTATCCACGACACCGGACCGCCGGAGCGGGAGCGACGGTTCGCCGATCTCTTCACGGCGACCTATCCGGCCGTGCTGCGTTTCGCCGAACGCCGGGTCCATCCGAGCCACGCCGAAGACGTCGCCGCCGAAGTGTTCGTCGTGGCCTGGCGCCGTCTCGACGACGTCCCGGCCCATGTGGACGACGCACGCGCCTGGCTGTTCGGCATCGCCCGCCTGACCCTGATGGCCAGCATCCGAGGCGAGCGGAGACGACAGGCGCTGGCCGTGCGCGTCTCCGAGGACCCGACGGCTCACGGTCACGTCGCGGACCTCGACCCCGATCTGGTCGCCCGGCGGGTCGACCTGGCCCGGGCGTGGTCCCGGCTGTCCGCGGCACATCAGGAGGCGCTGGCCCTGACCGTGTGGGACGGGCTGGACGCGCCCCGCGCGGCCCAGGTCCTGGGCATCTCCCCGGTCGCCTACCGCCTGCGCCTGAGCCGTGCCCGCAAGGCCCTGCGCGCCCACGCCAAGGCCTTGCCCCAGACCCCTGCCAGCCGTGCGGTCCCCGCCACGCCCCGAGGGAGTTCGACATGA
- a CDS encoding trypsin-like serine protease: protein MNSPHLRGLIPLAVAAAVLVPIGAFPAHAQGEPTLPVTRTAANYEGGTVPTPSSGGGASFYGGQDATVDEFPAIIAGLRSGGSRPQGQSCTGSVIAPRKILIAAHCADAEGDKTFLYGLDDLNAGGGFRTRVVEYKKHPKYVNFDQGYDVAVVTVADDIPVRGGRYAQYATSADADLATPGKNGQGFGYGKKDFNDTSQDVTLDKATLPIVDGDRLCQGVGAGFKSATMICAGYSDGRVTILPGDSGGPLVVDGKIVGVASWSRSDFKWYSVYGRLTNDMGDWVKEQAGGTDPGDPGAFELAVTPDGLKVSSGKYISTTVTSLPDGDAESIDLTATGLPSGAKAVFQPSKIMTGQNAKLTIETAATTPSGAYQVKVTGTTAGGKTGTANVTLTVEGGQPPTGEVKVTLSPASGTVTQGFFANLSATASGGTGNLKITVSGLPAGAQSFITPSTIGQGGRSGITLMTGFQTPPGTYPVTVRATSADGRTGTATYTLTVQKFA, encoded by the coding sequence GTGAATTCTCCCCACCTCCGGGGCCTCATCCCCCTGGCCGTCGCCGCGGCGGTCCTGGTCCCGATCGGGGCGTTCCCGGCCCACGCGCAGGGCGAGCCCACGCTTCCCGTGACCAGGACCGCGGCCAACTACGAGGGCGGTACGGTGCCCACGCCCTCGTCCGGCGGCGGCGCCTCCTTCTACGGCGGCCAGGACGCCACCGTCGACGAGTTCCCCGCCATCATCGCGGGCCTGCGCTCGGGCGGCTCCCGCCCCCAGGGCCAGTCCTGCACCGGCTCGGTGATCGCCCCGCGCAAGATACTCATCGCCGCGCACTGCGCCGACGCCGAGGGCGACAAGACGTTCCTGTACGGGCTCGACGACCTCAACGCCGGCGGCGGCTTCCGCACCCGCGTCGTCGAGTACAAGAAGCACCCGAAGTACGTGAACTTCGACCAGGGCTACGACGTGGCCGTCGTGACCGTCGCCGACGACATCCCGGTCCGCGGCGGCAGGTACGCCCAGTACGCCACCTCCGCCGACGCCGACCTCGCCACCCCGGGCAAGAACGGCCAGGGCTTCGGCTACGGCAAGAAGGACTTCAACGACACCTCCCAGGACGTGACCCTCGACAAGGCCACGCTGCCCATCGTGGACGGCGACCGCCTCTGCCAGGGCGTCGGCGCGGGCTTCAAGTCGGCCACCATGATCTGCGCCGGCTACTCCGACGGCCGTGTCACCATCCTGCCCGGCGACAGCGGCGGCCCGCTCGTCGTCGACGGCAAGATCGTGGGAGTGGCGTCATGGAGCCGCAGCGACTTCAAGTGGTACAGCGTCTACGGCCGCCTCACCAACGACATGGGCGACTGGGTCAAGGAGCAGGCCGGCGGCACGGACCCCGGCGACCCCGGCGCCTTCGAGCTCGCCGTCACCCCGGACGGCCTCAAGGTGTCCTCGGGCAAGTACATCTCCACCACGGTCACCAGCCTGCCCGACGGGGACGCGGAGTCCATCGACCTCACCGCTACCGGGCTGCCGTCCGGCGCCAAGGCGGTCTTCCAGCCCAGCAAGATCATGACCGGCCAGAACGCCAAGCTCACCATCGAGACCGCCGCCACCACGCCGTCCGGCGCCTACCAGGTCAAGGTCACCGGCACCACCGCGGGCGGTAAGACCGGCACGGCGAACGTCACCCTCACCGTCGAGGGCGGACAGCCGCCGACGGGCGAGGTGAAGGTCACGCTCAGCCCCGCCTCCGGCACGGTGACCCAGGGCTTCTTCGCGAACCTCTCCGCCACCGCCTCCGGCGGCACCGGCAACCTGAAGATCACGGTGTCCGGCCTGCCCGCCGGAGCGCAGTCGTTCATCACCCCGTCCACCATCGGCCAGGGCGGCCGCAGCGGCATCACCCTCATGACCGGCTTCCAGACCCCGCCGGGCACCTACCCCGTCACGGTGCGGGCCACCTCCGCCGACGGCAGGACCGGCACGGCCACCTACACCCTCACCGTCCAGAAGTTCGCCTGA